A region from the Colwellia sp. PAMC 21821 genome encodes:
- the secF gene encoding protein translocase subunit SecF produces MQILQLKETVAFMRYRKVAVVFSLLLMAASVFSLATNKLNFGLDFTGGTLIEVGFEQSADLTKVRAIMDSSGFDDAVVQLYGSSRDVVIRLATREDVKAEMLGNQVLDILQAGTGQTIDMRRIEYVGASVGDELAEQGGLAMLTALICILVYVAFRFEWRFALGSVIALFHDVLLTLGLFSVLQLEFDLTVLAAILAVIGYSLNDTIVVSDRIRENFRKIRVGTPEDVINISLTQTLSRTIITSITTLLVLAALFFKGGALIHGFATALLLGVFVGTYSSVYVASSVALALGISKEDLIPEVIEKEGADQEEMRP; encoded by the coding sequence ATGCAAATTTTACAATTAAAAGAGACTGTCGCCTTTATGCGTTACCGCAAGGTAGCGGTGGTATTTAGTCTTTTACTAATGGCCGCTTCGGTTTTTTCATTAGCGACAAATAAACTTAACTTCGGATTAGATTTTACCGGTGGTACTTTAATCGAAGTTGGTTTTGAACAATCGGCTGATTTGACGAAAGTTCGCGCTATTATGGACTCAAGTGGTTTTGATGACGCTGTTGTTCAGCTGTATGGTTCAAGCCGTGATGTGGTGATCCGTTTAGCAACACGTGAAGACGTTAAAGCAGAAATGCTAGGTAACCAAGTACTAGATATTTTACAAGCCGGTACTGGGCAAACCATTGATATGCGTCGAATCGAGTATGTTGGCGCAAGTGTTGGTGATGAGCTAGCAGAGCAGGGTGGTTTAGCTATGTTAACTGCGCTTATCTGTATTTTAGTTTATGTCGCGTTTCGCTTTGAATGGCGTTTTGCTTTAGGTTCAGTAATCGCGCTATTTCATGACGTATTGTTAACCTTAGGTCTATTCTCTGTATTACAGTTGGAATTTGACTTAACGGTACTGGCGGCAATACTTGCGGTGATAGGTTACTCCCTAAACGATACGATAGTTGTCTCGGATCGTATTCGAGAAAACTTCAGAAAAATACGGGTAGGAACGCCAGAAGATGTCATAAACATCTCTCTTACGCAAACGTTATCACGTACTATTATTACCTCAATTACTACTCTATTAGTACTTGCTGCCTTGTTCTTTAAAGGTGGAGCACTGATACATGGTTTTGCTACGGCATTACTATTGGGTGTTTTTGTTGGTACATACTCCTCAGTTTACGTTGCCAGTTCAGTGGCTTTGGCATTGGGTATTTCGAAAGAAGACTTAATACCTGAAGTGATTGAAAAAGAAGGCGCTGATCAAGAAGAAATGAGACCGTAA